GTTACAAGCCTATTTTCCTCAAAGACATATACGAGCCGTAACGGATATATTTGGCAAAGAAAGGATGGTGGTTGTTGATTATGGAGTATCTAGCTAGTATCATTGAATCAGGTGATGCCCTTGTTTTACCAACAGAAACGGTTTATGGTCTTTTTGCCAAGGCTTTAGATGAAAAAGCAGTAAATGCTGTTTATGACTTAAAACAAAGACCCCGAGATAAAGCAATGAACCTTAATGTGGCTGATTTTAATAGTATCTTAGCCTTTTCAAAAGAACAGCCGAGATACCTCAAGAAATTATACCAAGCCTTTTTACCAGGTCCGTTAACGATTATTTTAAAAGCTAATGACCAGGTTCCTTATTGGATTAATTCGGGACTTTCAACGGTTGGTTTTCGCTTACCCAGTCATCCAATTACCGCAGCTTTAATTCAAAAAACAGGCCCTTTAATTGGTCCTTCTGCAAACTTATCTGGCAAAGCTAGTGGTCGAGTTTTTGATCATATTATGCAAGATTTTGACTTTCAAGTGTTTGGTTATGCAGATGATCCTTTTCTAACAGGTAAGGATTCAACCATCTTAGACTTATCAGGTGAGCGTGCTGTGATTTTACGTCAAGGTGCTATCACCAAAGAAGAATTATTAGCTAACGTGCCTGAACTTCGCTTTTAAGAGAGGAGCCGCTTGGAATGTTGAGACCATTAAGTAAAACGGACTGTCCTATGCTACAAGAAATTAATGCCAAAGCCCTTGGCTATTTAGTTTCGCTTGACTTGTTAGAAAGGCAATATGAACGATTGATTGAGGATTGCCATCACTATTTTTTAGCTTATGCCGACAAGGATACCAATCAATTATTAGGCTATGTTCACGCTGAACGGTATGAAACCCTTTATGCTTCTGATGGTCTTAATCTCTTGGGCTTGGCTGTTTTACCAGCCTATCAGAGAAGGGGAATTGGGAGTGCCTTACTAAGGGCCCTGGAATCCCAAGCTAGGCAGGAAGGCATTGCCTTTATTCGCCTCAATTCTGCCAGTCATCGTAAAGAAGCGCATGCTTTTTACCGAAACCTCGACTATGCAGATGATAAAACACAATTACGATTCATCAAAAACTTACAAGGAGATGACAATGATTTTTGATAAAGGTAATGTTGAAGACTTTGATAAAGAGCTTTGGGATGCCATTCATGCTGAAGAAGAAAGACAAGAACATCATATCGAATTGATTGCATCTGAAAACATGGTTTCAAAAGCTGTCATGGCAGCTCAAGGTTCTGTTTTAACCAATAAGTATGCAGAAGGCTATCCAGGTAATCGCTATTATGGTGGAACAGAATGTGTGGATATTGTCGAAACGCTTGCTATTGAACGTGCTAAGAAACTTTTCGGTGCCGCATTTGCCAATGTTCAAGCCCATTCCGGAAGTCAAGCCAATGCAGCAGCTTATATGGCCTTGATTGAGGCTGGTGACACCGTATTAGGAATGGATTTGGCTGCAGGTGGTCATCTCACGCATGGCTCTCCAGTAAATTTTTCTGGAAAAACCTACCATTTTGTGGGTTACTCAGTAGATACTGATACTGAAATGTTAAATTATGAGGCGATTTTAGAACAAGCAAAGGCGGTCCAACCAAAGCTTATCGTTGCAGGGGCTTCGGCCTACTCTAGAAGCATTGATTTTGAAAAGTTTCGTGCCATTGCTGATCACGTAGGTGCTTACTTAATGGTGGACATGGCTCACATCGCTGGCCTTGTAGCAGCAGGTGTGCACCCGAGTCCTGTCCCTTATGCGCATATTGTGACATCAACAACCCATAAAACCTTACGTGGTCCTCGTGGAGGCTTGATATTAACCAATGACGAAGCTCTTGCTAAAAAGATTAATTCGGCCGTTTTCCCTGGTTTACAAGGAGGACCTCTGGAACACGTGATTGCTGCCAAAGCGGTTGCCTTCAAAGAAGCCTTGGATCCAGCCTTTAAAGACTATGCACAAGCTATTATTGATAATACTGCGGCTATGGCAGCAGTTTTTGCACAAGATGATCGTTTCCGTCTGATCTCAGGTGGTACAGATAATCATGTCTTTTTAGTAGATGTCACTAAGGTTATTGCTAATGGTAAACTAGCGCAAAATCTTCTGGATGAGGTTAATATTACCCTTAATAAAAATGCCATTCCTTTTGAAACCTTGTCGCCATTTAAAACCTCAGGTATTCGCATTGGTTGTGCTGCCATAACCAGCCGTGGTATGGGTGTTAAAGAGAGTCAGACCATTGCCCGTCTTATCATCAAAGCCTTGGTTAATCATGATCAAGAAACTATTCTTGAAGAAGTCCGTCAGGAAGTGCGTCAGTTAACCGATGCCTTCCCACTCTATAAAAAGTAAGGAATCATGTTAGATAGTTATATAAAACGTATTGTCATTCATCAATTTTCTCCCAATGACACTGAGTTACTGTTATCAGATCGTTTAGTGAGCATTACACCGCGAATTGATGAATATTTCCGAAAAAAATTGGCCAAAGTGTTCTCGGACGAAGCCAAACGTGGTCAGTTTGAGGCTAATAATACCTTTTTTACAACCATTGGTGATGATTTGTTGGAAACGTCTGTTACCATTGCCCAGTTATGGAAGGAAGCCTTTGTTATTTCAGAGGATCAAAAAACCAATGACTTAGTCTTTGTTCAGTTTGATAAGGATGGCGAACCCTTTTTTGCTTTCTTGCGAATTGCTTTGAAAGAACAGTTTGCTCACCTTTCTGACAATTATGAACATCCATTTACGGTGACGCAGAATAATCTGCCGAGTCCCACCCAGACACCAGATGAAGCACTAGTCATTAATCTCAAATCTGGTCAGTACTACTTGATTGAAAAGCGTGTGAAGCATAATGGCAGTTTTGCTAATTATTTTTCAGAACACCTCTTGAAAGTTACACCTGAGCAATCTGTTAAAAAGTCTATCAAAATGATAGAACAAACCGCTCAAAAAATTGCAGAGCATTTTAATCAAGATGATTTTACTTTTCAGTCAAAGATGAAATCCACTCTTTTTAAGCAGTTAGAAGCAGACGACGTTTTATCACCAGAAAAATTAGCTGACCAACTCTTTGATGATAATTTAACAGCCCGTTTAACCTTTGTGGATCAAGTCAAAGATGTCATTCCAGAACCTATAAAAATTAGCGATATTGAACATTCTAGACAGATAAAAAAACTAGAAAATCAAAAGCTATCGTTATCAAACGGGATAGAATTAACAGTACCAAATGCCATTTATCAGGATGCTGAAGCGGTTGAATTTTTGTTAAATGATGATGGGACTTATTCAATCTTGATTAAAAATATAGAGGATATTAAAACCAAATAGATGTTTAGACTTTTAAAGCGTGCCTGCAGTTTT
The genomic region above belongs to Streptococcus pyogenes and contains:
- a CDS encoding L-threonylcarbamoyladenylate synthase, with the protein product MEYLASIIESGDALVLPTETVYGLFAKALDEKAVNAVYDLKQRPRDKAMNLNVADFNSILAFSKEQPRYLKKLYQAFLPGPLTIILKANDQVPYWINSGLSTVGFRLPSHPITAALIQKTGPLIGPSANLSGKASGRVFDHIMQDFDFQVFGYADDPFLTGKDSTILDLSGERAVILRQGAITKEELLANVPELRF
- a CDS encoding GNAT family N-acetyltransferase, whose translation is MLRPLSKTDCPMLQEINAKALGYLVSLDLLERQYERLIEDCHHYFLAYADKDTNQLLGYVHAERYETLYASDGLNLLGLAVLPAYQRRGIGSALLRALESQARQEGIAFIRLNSASHRKEAHAFYRNLDYADDKTQLRFIKNLQGDDNDF
- the glyA gene encoding serine hydroxymethyltransferase translates to MIFDKGNVEDFDKELWDAIHAEEERQEHHIELIASENMVSKAVMAAQGSVLTNKYAEGYPGNRYYGGTECVDIVETLAIERAKKLFGAAFANVQAHSGSQANAAAYMALIEAGDTVLGMDLAAGGHLTHGSPVNFSGKTYHFVGYSVDTDTEMLNYEAILEQAKAVQPKLIVAGASAYSRSIDFEKFRAIADHVGAYLMVDMAHIAGLVAAGVHPSPVPYAHIVTSTTHKTLRGPRGGLILTNDEALAKKINSAVFPGLQGGPLEHVIAAKAVAFKEALDPAFKDYAQAIIDNTAAMAAVFAQDDRFRLISGGTDNHVFLVDVTKVIANGKLAQNLLDEVNITLNKNAIPFETLSPFKTSGIRIGCAAITSRGMGVKESQTIARLIIKALVNHDQETILEEVRQEVRQLTDAFPLYKK
- a CDS encoding nucleoid-associated protein, with amino-acid sequence MLDSYIKRIVIHQFSPNDTELLLSDRLVSITPRIDEYFRKKLAKVFSDEAKRGQFEANNTFFTTIGDDLLETSVTIAQLWKEAFVISEDQKTNDLVFVQFDKDGEPFFAFLRIALKEQFAHLSDNYEHPFTVTQNNLPSPTQTPDEALVINLKSGQYYLIEKRVKHNGSFANYFSEHLLKVTPEQSVKKSIKMIEQTAQKIAEHFNQDDFTFQSKMKSTLFKQLEADDVLSPEKLADQLFDDNLTARLTFVDQVKDVIPEPIKISDIEHSRQIKKLENQKLSLSNGIELTVPNAIYQDAEAVEFLLNDDGTYSILIKNIEDIKTK